The Rhododendron vialii isolate Sample 1 chromosome 6a, ASM3025357v1 genome includes a window with the following:
- the LOC131330605 gene encoding uncharacterized protein LOC131330605 isoform X2: MTSAVAKLKEITTMEIVQQALEDLDFQDVSAKSLGGMDLIITFQSKEDRQAALRNPKIQGWFKSFKPWNGEPSGKSRLVWLKCRGIPLNVWSLSSFKRIGEIWGDFITLDQETLKEESYGVGRMMIASEYLNRIDEWINITVRGRNCHTRIWEEDCDDPFKEKHIRDWINNHISILVTNPKSREDVTGWDGDLAEERALDKPNLAELEAKSADKAVTEGNLTSTLLLKDGNSRIVHVPREDVIIANATAQEAEQSIVGESLAQNNQPIGNKEQQADLEEIPVKQAEVMHNQCVISNPDVQIVLQNVTNEAAAGDMLSSSSGVEKSAMGSGKVRGSVGERNVNIVFQNISLAPLTIIELHRNMQFPRAKLSNLVDDQVSWVANSVSEKLTSTEISREEYDEDEPLLDHNEDNPIEEEPILAPIKAAINGV; this comes from the coding sequence ATGACAAGTGCAGTTGCCAAGCTAAAAGAAATTACTACTATGGAAATTGTACAACAAGCTCTTGAAGATCTCGATTTTCAAGATGTTTCAGCCAAATCGTTGGGAGGTATGgatttaattattactttccaGTCCAAAGAAGATAGACAAGCTGCATTAAGAAATCCAAAGATCCAGGGATGGTTCAAATCTTTTAAACCATGGAATGGTGAACCAAGTGGGAAATCTCGATTGGTGTGGCTTAAATGTAGGGGTATTCCACTTAACGTTTGGAGCTTGTCCAGTTTTAAACGTATTGGGGAGATATGGGGTGATTTTATTACACTTGATCAGGAGACGTTGAAAGAGGAATCTTACGGTGTGGGGAGAATGATGATCGCATCTGAGTATTTAAATCGTATTGATGAATGGATTAATATTACAGTAAGAGGCAGGAATTGCCACACAAGGATTTGGGAAGAGGATTGTGATGATCCTTTCAAAGAAAAACACATTCGCGATTGGATCAATAACCACATCTCCATCCTGGTGACAAATCCCAAGTCCAGAGAGGATGTCACTGGTTGGGATGGTGATTTGGCAGAGGAAAGAGCTCTGGACAAACCAAATCTTGCTGAGTTGGAAGCAAAGTCAGCAGATAAAGCAGTTACAGAAGGGAACTTGACATCTACTTTGCTGCTAAAGGATGGAAACTCAAGAATAGTGCATGTTCCTAGGGAGGATGTTATTATTGCAAATGCAACTGCTCAAGAAGCTGAACAGTCTATAGTGGGGGAGTCTCTGGCTCAAAACAATCAACCAATAGGAAATAAGGAACAACAAGCTGACCTGGAGGAGATCCCAGTGAAACAAGCCGAAGTTATGCATAACCAATGTGTTATCTCAAACCCTGATGTCCAAATAGTGTTACAAAATGTCACCAATGAGGCGGCTGCTGGTGACATGCTATCTTCATCTTCGGGGGTTGAGAAATCAGCCATGGGAAGTGGAAAGGTCAGGGGAAGCGTTGGGGAAAGAAATGTAAatattgtttttcaaaatatcaGTTTGGCCCCTTTAACTATTATTGAACTACATAGAAATATGCAGTTTCCAAGGGCAAAGCTGAGTAATTTGGTAGATGATCAAGTCAGTTGGGTAGCTAACTCTGTCAGTGAAAAGCTAACATCAACTGAAATTTCAAGGGAGGAATATGATGAGGATGAACCTCTCCTTGATCATAATGAAGACAATCCCATTGAGGAGGAACCTATTCTTGCTCCTATAAAAGCTGCCATAAACGGGGTTTAG
- the LOC131330604 gene encoding uncharacterized protein LOC131330604 — MSMKRDFVGSSSPSWKRTRFDFDDSEVYLLYNLHSGPVRYVMYKLHTSAIGNDDDKGNDSTRIPNLTTVFELPREKYPGSMGSFALGSRIYLLGGEVGLHGEVDFVLQDGSNTQRISKNVYFFDTAAAISSPSSLSVAPPMEGGKRLPRAIHVNGMVYVISDIPSFYTCYSEEEPLFEVFDPLGNEGEGKWSSLPRPPFYCRSSNHGSHEINGAGRILSHAVVAHQIFFFTTKKDQVNVFDVYKRGWTSLKVYNGRNNRLPFGKTVMPIFDSVWVALGTSPCRMSPISTFNLTADFRLVGKGVEGLETIRFTHEPPLAYGIYYHLLDMGIGLVCLLKFGNDEEGFMKGKAYVSATVFHLVKKCTDKVSFGESNYWLGQRLLPLLPPGVRMHDYSEVIGEIQVFGAEGLRSSLFAPGVENYNTTYAAVGSFVMKKQSTRS; from the coding sequence ATGTCGATGAAGAGGGATTTTGTGGGTTCTTCATCACCATCATGGAAAAGAACAAGGTTTGATTTCGACGATTCTGAGGTATATCTGCTTTACAATCTCCACAGTGGTCCTGTTAGATATGTGATGTACAAGCTTCATACTAGTGCTATCGGTAATGATGATGATAAGGGAAACGATTCGACTAGGATACCAAATTTAACTACTGTATTTGAACTGCCTCGTGAGAAATATCCCGGCTCTATGGGCTCTTTCGCCCTGGGCTCTAGGATCTATCTGCTCGGGGGTGAAGTCGGACTTCACGGTGAAGTCGATTTCGTTCTCCAGGATGGCAGCAATACTCAACGCATCTCCAAAAATGTGTATTTCTTTGATACTGCAGCTGCCATTTCCTCCCCTTCATCTTTATCGGTGGCACCTCCTATGGAAGGTGGTAAGAGGTTACCGCGGGCAATTCACGTGAATGGGATGGTATACGTCATTTCAGATATtcctagtttctatacttgctACAGCGAGGAGGAGCCATTATTCGAGGTTTTCGACCCACTGGGTAATGAGGGTGAGGGAAAGTGGTCTTCCTTGCCCAGACCTCCTTTCTATTGCCGCTCTAGTAACCATGGGAGCCATGAGATTAACGGTGCAGGCAGGATTCTCTCGCATGCTGTTGTGGCCCATCAGATTTTTTTCTTCACCACCAAAAAGGACCAAGTGAACGTTTTTGATGTCTACAAACGCGGATGGACGTCTTTGAAGGTCTACAACGGGCGTAATAACCGTTTGCCCTTTGGGAAGACAGTCATGCCGATATTTGACTCTGTGTGGGTTGCCCTTGGTACTTCTCCCTGCCGTATGTCCCCCATTAGTACTTTCAATCTCACAGCAGATTTTAGATTGGTAGGGAAAGGGGTCGAAGGCCTCGAGACTATCCGTTTTACTCACGAGCCACCTCTAGCCTATGGCATTTATTACCATCTCCTTGACATGGGGATTGGCTTGGTTTGTCTTCTCAAATTTGGCAACGATGAGGAGGGCTTCATGAAAGGGAAGGCATACGTTTCTGCTACCGTGTTTCACCTTGTCAAAAAGTGCACGGATAAGGTCTCTTTTGGCGAATCAAATTATTGGCTGGGTCAAAGATTGTTGCCCTTGCTCCCACCGGGTGTCCGAATGCATGATTACAGCGAGGTTATTGGAGAGATACAAGTATTTGGTGCTGAAGGACTCCGCAGCTCTTTGTTTGCCCCTGGGGTCGAAAACTACAATACAACCTATGCCGCAGTTGGTAGCTTCGTTAT